In the Clostridium gelidum genome, TGATCATGTAATGGAGGATATGCTTTATGGTAAGCTATTGCACTCTGCAAAGGCAAAAGCTCGGATCATTAATATTTCTCTTCCCAAATTACCTGATGGTTATTTTGTTGTTGATAAAAATGATGTAACAGGTGTAAACAGAGTTCATATTGTTGAAGATGACACTCTAGTTTATGCTGAAGATACTGTAGAGTATGTTGGCGAACCAATTCTAATGGTTGTTGGACCTGATTTTAAGGAAGTTAAGAGAATTTTGAATGAGATTATTGTAACATATGAAGAAGAAATTCCTATTTTAGATATGAAAAAATCCGATACAGTTTTTTTTAATTACAATTATGAAAAAGGGGATATAGATAAGACTTTTAAAGAAGCTGATCGTATTTTCATAGAGACATTTCATACTGGCTATCAAGAACAAGCTTATCTTGAAACACAGGGAATGATTGCTTACCCTCATAATGGACGAATGACTGTACGCGGATCTATGCAATGTCCATACTATATCTATGGTGCAGTTTCGAAAGCATTGGGCTATGAACCGAAGGATATACAAATTATTCAAGATGTTACTGGTGGAGGATTTGGTGGTAAAGAAGCATTTCCTTCAATACTTGCTTGCCAGACTGCAGTAGCAGCAAAAAAGGCAAATAAACCGGTTAAGGTTATATTTGACAGAAGAGAGGACATGGAGTTTACTTCAAAACGTCATCCATCTATATCTACCTATAAAGTAGCTATTAAAAACGGTAAAATTACTGGTATGGACATTGAGGTTATATTTAACAGTGGCGCATACACAACTCTTTCGCCAGTTGTTTTACAACGTGGCTTAATTTGTGCAAACGGAGTATATCGTATAGATAATCTTCGGGTTGGTGGACGTGCTGTTAAGACTAATACTGTACCTTGTGGCGCATACCGCGGCTTTGGTGCACCTCAAACTTTCTTTGCAGTAGAGATGATTATGGATCATATTGCTAAAGAAATTGGTGTTGATTCCCTTAAGCTTAAAGAAGAATATATTGTTAGACAAGGTGATTCTACATCTACTAGTGGTAAGTACCATTTTCATGTACCTCTACCTGAAATGATTGAACAGATTGATAAACTTGCTGATTACCGTGCAAAGCGTAAACAATATACAATCCAAAATGGTAGATATCGTAAAGGCATTGGATTGTCTTTGTTCTTTCATGGATGTGGTTTTACTGGCAGTGGAGAACGTGATTTCATTAAGGCTGTTGCAAAAATAAGGAAAAATTCAGATGATACTGTAGAGATTCTTGCAAGTAATTCAGATATAGGACAAGGCCTAAAGACTACTTTCTCTAAAATTGTTGCAGATACCCTTGGTATTCCATATGAACATGTATTTATAAATAATCCAGATACAGATCTTGTTCCTGATTCAGGTCCAACTGTCGCAAGTCGTTCACTTATGACAGTTGGAGAACTTTTAAGGCGTGCATCAGAGAAACTTAAGAAAGAATGGAAAGCAGGAGAAGTTCAAATTATAGAAGAGCATTTTGTTGAACCTGATTTTGTTATTCCATTTAATATTAATGAATTTAAGGGAGATGCTTATCCAACATATTCTTGGGGGGTAAATGCTATTGAAGTGGAAGTAGATACATTAACTGCTACCACAAAGATACTTGGTGCATGGGGAAGCTTTGATGTTGGTGTTCCCATCGATATGAATATTATACAAGGACAGATGCAAGGTGGTTTTCTTCAGGGGATTGGATATGCATCTATGGAGCAAATGAATTGCAACGATAAGGGTATGATTCGTAATAATAGTTTTAGTGATTATATTATTCCTACAGCAGTAGATGTACCAAATTTAGTTACTGAAATAATTAACAATCCATATAGCAATGGTCCATATGGGGCAAAGGGTGCAGGTGAACTCCCTCTCGTTGGTGCGGCTCCAGCTTATGTTGAAGCTATGGAAAATGCCCTTGGTGCTGATCTAAATAAGATTCCATTTACAACAGAAGACACAATGAGTGTTTTACAGGAGGTGCATAAATAATGATAAAATTTATTCTTAACGATCAAGAGGTCGCATCCAATTCCAATGCAAATGAGCGTTTACTAGATGTACTTCGAAATGAATTTAGTATTACTGGTGTAAAGTGCGGTTGTAAAGAAGGCGAATGTGGTGCTTGTTCAATAATTCTTGATGGTAAGTTGGTTAATTCTTGTATGGTAGCTATTGGGAGCATTGAAGGTAGTACTGTTGTCACAATTGAAGGTTATCGAGAAACAAAGCGTTTTGCAGTTCTTGATAAGGCATATGCATCAGTCAGTGCTGTACAATGTGGTTTTTGTATTCCAGGTATGATTCTTGCATCTGAATGTATTCTTGACAAAAATCCAAAGCCTACAGAACCAGAGATTCGTGAAGGTATTTCAGGTAATCTTTGTAGATGTACTGGTTATAATGCCATAGTTGAAGCTATTAGTATTGCATCAAAGGAGGGGACAGGATTATGGTAAATTGTTATAAGCCAACATCTTTAAAAGAAGCATTGGATATCAGAGCAAAGGAGATTGTTACCCCTTACGCCGGAGGTACTGATTTAATGATTGAACCAGATGAAAATGCCACATATTTATTCCTAAATAAAGTATTGGAAATGAAAAATATAGTAGAAGATAATGAATTTATTCGTATCGGTGCAGCATGTACTTTTACTAATATTATTGAAAATGAGCTTACTCCAGCCATATTAAAGGAAGCAGTTTCACAGATTGCAGCGCCTGCAATCCGCAACTTAGGTACTGTTGGCGGAAATATCTGCAATGGATCTCCAAAGGCAGACAGTGCACTGATTTTATTTGCAACAGACTCTAAACTACGTTTCGTAAGTAACAGAGGTGAACGGGTAATTCCTATTACTGAGTTCTATCTTGGTAGAAAGAAGACTGTTCTTGAGAAGGATGAACTCCTTGTTGAGATTCTTATGAGTAGAACCGGTCTAAATAATTACTACTATAAGAAGGTTGGTGAAAGAAATGCTTTGGCAATTTCAAGAGTATCTTTTGCTGCTATCCTTAACGTAGAAGCTGGTAAGGTTGCTAATTGTATGACAGCATTTGGTGCAATTAGTGATGTAGTCATCAGACGGGCGAATCTTGATACAATGTTTATCGGCAAGACTATTGAAGAGGCGAAGACTGTCAAGGAAGAGTACCTTGCAGAATATGATCAAGCAATTGTTCCTATCAAAGGTAGAATATCTGCGAAATACAGAAAGACAGTATGTATGAATTTACTTCATGATTTTCTTGAAAGCAATGGAATCTGATTTGTACCATATTGAGTAGGATAAAAAGCATTTAAGGCACATGAAAATAAATAACAAGTCCAAAGTTGCAATGGAAAATAGGCTTGCAAATGGACTTGTTATTTTTTTGATTGTGCCTAATCATAACAATGAATTGAATGCCTTTTATTATTACTAAAATAGTTGATGAATATTAATATATTTCAAAATTATGGGATAATATTACATAGTATTTATTGTAAGGGTTTAATTATTTTACAAAAAAGTGTAGAATGATATTATGGATGTGAAGGTAAATATAACCAATTACATTTTAAGATGGAATCTAAAGTGCTAAGATTCGGCATTATTAATTAAGTTTTTAAGAATGAAATAATACTACTTAGGCAGAGTAAGAGGTATAGATATGAAAAACACTGTAAAGAAAACAACAGGCGGCATAATTGTTGCAGCAGGAAAAACATCAGAAAGAAATGGATTAAATCCACTATTGAAAATTGGATCCATTACTGTAGTAAAAAGAATAGTTTTAACTTTTCAAAAAGCTGGAATCTCGCCAATTGTGGTGATCACTGGATATAAAACTGAAGAAATTGAACATCATTTAGCTGATTATGGAGTTGTATTTTTACAAAATAATCAGTATGAAAACTCGCAAAAATTTGATTCCGCAAAGATAGGATTAGATTTTTTACAGAACAAATGTGATCAGGTATTGTTCACTCCAGTAAATATACCAATGTTTACACCAGAGACAATTCAAATAATGATAGAATGTGGAAAAGAGTTGCTTTCACCATCATATCATGGAAAATCTGGACATCCTCTTCTGATATCTTCTGAATTGATTCCTAGAATTCTGAAATATAATGGGACTATGGGATTACGAGGAGCAATTGAAAATATAAAGGTTAAAAGAGAATGGATAGATGTAGAGGATGAAGGAATTCTCTATGATACGGATTATATAGATCGATTGGATCAACTTTTAATAAAACACAATCAACATATACTTCATCCTTTTATTAAAATCAGTATTGAAAAAGAATCCTTGTTTTTTGATTCAAGAACAAAATTGCTTTTAATTTTAATTAGGGATACTCACTCTGTACGGAGTGCATGCAAACATATGGCATTGTCTTATAGTAAGGCATGGAATATGCTAAATCAGTTGGAACAAGAGCTAGATTATGCAGTAATTGAAAGAAAACATGGTGGTAGCAATGGTGGGAAAACTTATTTAACCAAAGAAGGTATTGAATTTTTGGAAAAATATCAGCAATTTGAACAGAATGTGCACCAGTACGCAAAGAATGAATTTTACAGGTTATTTTAGAAGTTGGAATTCACAGTATCAAGTTCTTTGAAAAAAAATTTGATACATATAGATTTATATTTTATACGAAAATGTAGAGTCGTTTTTATAATTCATTAAGCGTATGCAAGAATGACGAAATAATGATGGAGGAACAAAAATGAAAAAGATTAAAACTACAGAAGCGGTAGGTTATGTAATTTGCCATGATATTACACAAATTATCAAAGGTGAAAAAAAAGGTATTGCATTTAAAAAAGGGCATATTGTTAGTTCAGAAGATATTCCTGTTTTATTATCAATAGGTAAAGATAATCTTTATGTATGGGAAAAAGAAGAGGGAATGCTTCATGAAAATGAAGCAGCAGAAATTCTTTGCAAAGTTTGTAAGAATGATTATATGTCTACATCAGATGTAAAGGAAGGTAAAATTGAACTATTTGCTACAGAGGGCGGTCTACTTAAAATTGATATTGAAAAGCTTCGTGAAATCAATTCTTTTGGAGAGATGATGATTGCAACTCGCCACAGTAATTTCCCCGTAAGAAAAGGTGATAAATTAGCAGGCACACGTATTATTCCGCTTGTAATTGAACAAAGGAAAATGGAGGAAGCCGTTAAACTGGTAGGTGATAAACCAATGATGGAAATTCTTCCGTTTACCAACAAGAAAGTGGGTATTGTAACTACAGGTAATGAGGTTTTTTATGGAAGAATTAAAGATACATTCGGACCTGTTATTCGGGAGAAACTTGAGGATTATAATGTTGAGGTTTTAGGACAGAAGATTCTAAATGATGATCCTAAATTGATTACACAAGCTATAAAGGATTTTATTAAAGAAGGTGCAGAATTAATAATCTGTACAGGTGGAATGAGTGTAGATCCTGACGATACAACGCCAACTGCAATTCAAAATACAGGTGCAAAGATAGTTTCATATGGTGCTCCTGTGCTTCCGGGTGCAATGTTTTTACTAGCATATTATAATGACACACTTCCAATTATAGGACTTCCAGGTTGCGTAATGTATGCCAAACGTACTATTTTTGATTTGGTTCTTCCTAGAATTATGGCTAACGATAAAATAACGTTAGAAGATCTTGCAAGTTTTGGACATGGTGGGTTGTGCCTTTCATGCGATATTTGCTCATTTCCTAATTGTAGTTTCGGGAAATAAGATTAATTTCTATGAAAAGAGAAACATTGAAAGAATATTTGAAAAGGTTATTAGAAGAGGGATATATTAAATCTGGAGATAATATTGTAGTAGTTTAAATTTTTATAAATTCGGGAAAATAAAAACTTGGTATTTTTTATTTATTGTGTTATAATAATTAGATAACATTGTTGATGCAAAATTAATGTATCGTAAATAATAATGTTTTGTACTTGGAGGATAATTAATGAAAATCGGAACAGTAAAATGGTATAACACAGAAAAAGGTTTTGGATTTATTGAAGTTGAAGGTGAAAAAGATGTTTTTGTTCATTCATCTGCAATTAAAGATTCAATAAGAAGTCTTGAAGAAGGCCAAAAAGTTCAATTCGAAACAGAAAATGGACCTAAAGGACTTCAAGCAATTGAAATTTCACTAGTATAAACATATTTTAATCTTAATAGTTAGATTATAAAGTTTTTGCCACCTTCTCTGAGAAGGTGGCTTTTTTATAAACAAAAATTAATCAAGCAGCAATCTTTTTAAATTTATAATCTGTATAAAAAAGAAGCCTTAGTAGAAAAAATTCTTATACTAATGAAATGTTCATTTAGTTTATTTATGATATAATTAATTAAATAAACAATATTTAAAACGATATATTTTTAAAATATCTAAGAAATGTCAAAGAAAATAAATATTAATAGGTAGGTGAGCAAAATTAATATAGAAGATGAAAAGAAAGTGATTATGGATAAACTAAAAAGTAAAGAAGTTATGAATTTTCTAGATAAGTATGATATTTCAAGTATGCTCACTTTTGGAAGTATTAATAATGAATGTTTTTCAAAAGAATCAGATATAGATATTGCTATAATAGGGAAACATAAAATAGATTTAGAGGAAATATTAGAAATTGAATTATTTTTAGCAAAATTATTTAACAAGGAAATTGATGTTATAGATTTAAAATGCGAAAACTTATATATTTTCTTAAAAATAAATGTATTAAATGAAGGCGAAATTATTTATTCAAATGATGATAATTATAATTTAGAAGTATTCAAAGATGAAACAGATAAAATTTATAAAGAAAATGAGAATTTTTTCTGGTTTAGAAAGAAGGATGTGTTGTCATGAATCAAGAAAGACTTGTGAAAATTATAGAAGACCTTCAAGAGTGTTTTGGTGACATAGAAGAATGTCTTGAAATACTAGAAGGTGATTGTGATAATGAAATTATGGTAAAGCTTTCAAAATCGAGCCTTAGACAATTGTTCGTAAGTTTTCATACAATACTCGAAGAATTTGCATCTATAATGCTTAAGGAAATTAAAAAGTATAAGATAGGTATGACATTAAATGATAGTTTAGTTGTATTAAAAGACAAAAATATAATAGATAAAGACCTTTTTGATTTCTTAGAAAAATCAAGGTTACTTAGAAATAGAATCTCACATAGATATAAAGAACCAGATCACGAAGAATTAATGAAACATATAGTAAAGTACAAAAGTAACTTTAAGAGAATAATAAGACTAGCAAAGAAACATTTGAACGATTAAGCCATGTGAAAGAAAATAACAAGTCAAAATAAAATAACAAACTGACTTATTATTTTATTGAATGCGCTAAGCAATTTAGGAGAAGATATGCTACAAGAATTAAATAGTATTTTAGATAATGTAATATATTTAGATATTGAAACAACTGGACTTGATGAAAATAGCTCGGAAATTATAGAAATAGGTGCAGTTAAGGTAAAAGATGGTGTAATAACTACTTATAATACCTTAATCAAACCTAGAGGACGAGTACCTATTGGTATTTATAATCTTTGCACTGGTTTAAATGAAATAGAATTATTAAGTGCTAGAAGTTTAAATACTATAAAACAAGAGGTTGTAGAATTTTTAGAGGACCTCCCTTTAGTGTGTCATAATTCTAATTTTGAAAGAAAGTTTTTATCTTATCACATTCCTGAAGTTAAAAATAAAATTATGGATTCTATGGAACTTGCAGCAATACTTGAACCATGGAGAAAGGAATTTAACTTAAATGCTTTAATAAAGGAAACTACTAATTTAGAGAAGAATGAATTGCATAGAGGCTTAGAAGATTCAATTGATACTTTAAAAGTGGTTAACTCCCTTTTACTCAGGCAATGGGCGAGAGATGATAAAAGTAAAAGTAATAAGAAAAATAACTCTTTATATTTGAGTATAACTAAGGAATATTTGCACTTAAATAATTGGGCATGGACTAAATATTTATTAAAACCACCTTTTTTTACAGATGAAAATTATTCGTATGTAAGTTATGAAGAAAATAAACAAGATGAAACGGTCTTAAAGAAAATTCCTATAAATTATGAGCTTTATGAAGGTTTACTTGAAAATGAAGAGATTTGGAATAATGGTGGAGATTTTGGATATCAGTATAGAAAAGATCAAAGAGAGTTTTCTAAGAAGATACGTGAAAATTTTGAAAAAGGTGAAAGAATATTTATTGAAGCACCAACAGGTAGTGGAAAAACTTTTGCATATGTCATAATAGCAGCCATAGGAACTTATTTAAATAAGCAAAAAAAAATAAAAGATGATGCTAGTTTTATTATATCTACAAACACAAAGGAACTTCAAAATCAGCTTATTGAAAGAGATATTCCAACTATCCTTAAAAAGCTACGATTAAATGATAAATTAAATTATGGGGCTATGAAGGGGAAAGGGAATTATCTTTGCATAGAAAGATTAAATAAATGTGAAAGCTTAGAGTTTGATGAAAAAGGTAATTTAGCACTACTTTTTCTTAGAAGACTCTGCGCTAAAGGTGATTATGGAGATATAGAAAACATAAATTACGCAGCTCAAAAACACTTTGAAATAGATAAGTATATAAAAGAAGTTAATTGTGATAGTGAACAATGTAAATTGGATAAATGCACAAGACCTTGTTATTTAAGAAAGAGATATAATGCGCTTCCAGAGGAGAATATAACAGTTATAAATCACTCACTACTCGCATGTTGGCCATATGGTGAAAAAAAGAAGATAAATCATATTATAATTGATGAAGGTCATAATTTAATGGAAAAGTGTTATGATTTTTTTGCAGAGGAGTTTTCGTCTTTTGAATTTATAGATTTATTAGATACTATAGAAAAAGGTCATCCAAGTATTATAGCTATGCTTCTTAATTTAAATGCTAGTTATGGGCACCGGGAAACCATAGAAAAAGATAAACTTATATATTTGGTTAATGAAATTATAGTAAATATAAATATACTCATAAATGATTTTAGATCTATGCGTCTTGTTAGTGGAGAGTATAATTTTAATACTGAATTTTTTATTCCAAGAGAAGACTTAAAAGGTATTACAAAAGCATTAGGTTCTGAAATATCAGTGTTAAAAGAAAGTATATATCCATTATATAAAGTGCTAAATGATTATGTTTCTAATATTACCTTAGATGATGAAGTAAATGGGGATAATGATCATAAGGGTTTATCTGATTATATAGCAAAGCTTAAATCTAATTTTGATATATTGGATAAGTTTTTAGAAAGTACAGTGTTTTATGCAAAAATATTAGAGGTAGATTGTGAATATAAGGATTTCAAACTAAAAAATGTACCTCTAAATGTTGGAGAATTAGTTAATGAACACATGCTTAAGGATGTTAAAAGTACAACGTTTTTATCAGCAACCCTTAGAATAGAAAATTCATTCAATAAAATAAAGAAACATTTAGGTCAAGAAAAGGCAAATGAATTTGTCATTCCACCAACCTTTGATTTAAAGAAAAGGACAAGAATATTTGCATTAAATGATGTGGGACGATATGATGAACAATCGTATATTAAGAATGTTTCTAAATTCATATTTGATACTGCACAAAGAATAAATGGCCACATTCTTGTATTGTTTAACAACAATGCAAGAAGAACAGCAGTAAATGAGGAATTGGAATTACTTACTAGAGGAAGTAAAATAGAAGTTCATACTAATAAAAAATCTGTAGGAGCTTTAAATGATAAAAATAGGCAAGTTGTAATACTTGGGAGCAAAGGATTTTTTGAAGGGATAGATGTACCTGGAGATGCACTTTCTTGCGTTATGCTAGATAAAATTCCAAATTACAGTCCTGAATATCCTATTCTACGGGCAATTACAACATATCAAAAAAAAGGATATCAAGATGTAAATTATCCTCAAGTTTGCATAAAAACTAAACAAATATATGGAAGACTTATAAGAAGTACCTTTGATTATGGATATTTTATAATTTTAGATCCAGGCCAAAATTCATATACCTTAAGAAATCTAGAAAGAGATCTTGCAGGTCCAAGTATTGAAATATCAACAACTGAAAAAGTACTTTCAGAAATGCAATTTGATTATAATAATTGGAAAAGAAACAATATTAATATAATCATAAATAATATAAAGAAAAATGATAAAAATATTCAAGATGAATTTAATAATGAAGCTAAGAAGCATAAGCTTTTTTGGGAATTAGTAAAAGTTGAAAATAAAGAATATTATTTTAAAAATATTAATTTTCAATTAAATGGAAAAATATAATATAATTCAGGATAAAATTGTATATTTATATCCTGAATTATTTGTAAAATAAATTAATTTTATGGAATAAGCATTAATTTTATGGAATAAGCATTAATTTTATGGAATATATGTTAACTTTAAGAAATATATGGTATAATAAAGGCACATACATTATAAAAGAACTTTCAAAAAAAATGGTATAATTATTAGGGAAGGGGGATATAATATATAATAGTCTTAAATTATTAATAAGTGCATAGTAAAATATGAGCGAGTTAAACGATTGCAAAAAATGAGAGGGAAGTGGTATGGTATGTTAGAAAATGTAACACTATTATTAAATGAATACAGAAGTACAAAGGAAAGTTTAGAAAGTGGATTAAAGTGGTTGCCTAAAAATGAATATGCTAAATCTAAGATAGAAGTCATAAATATGGTCATAAGTGATTTAGAACAATTAGAAAAACAATTTAATTAGAATATAATATAAAATAATATAATAACCGCCTCAAAATGATATCATTTTGAGGCGGTCTTCTATTTAATAATATATTAATATTATACTAAATAATTAAGTTTATTTCTTTATACACATAGCGTCTTGAACATGGTCTAAGCATTCTCCAAACCTTTGGAAATGGACAACTTCTCTTTCTCTTAAGAATTTCAAAATTTCTTTAATATCTTGTTCATCAGTTAAGTGAATTAAATTTTCATAAGTTGATCTTGCTTTTTGTTCAGCAGCCATATCTTCATGTAAATCTGCAATAGCATCTCCTTTGGCTTGTATATAAGTTGCGGTCCAGGGATTTCCAGTTGCATCGGTATAGAAAATTGCTTTTCTATGATCAGCATAATTTCCACCAAGACCTGCTTTCTTAAGTTCATCGATAGTAGCATTTTCCATAAGTTGGTGAACCATAGTTGCAATCATTTCAACATGGCCCATTTCTTCTGTCCCAATATCGGTTAAAAGTGCTTTAGATTTGCCAGTTGGCATTGTATAACGTTGATCTAAATATCTAAGAGCTGCTCCGAGTTCACCATCAGGACCGCCATATTGTGTTATTAGATATTTTGCCATATTAAGATCTTTACATTTTAGATTTATTGGATATTCTAGTGTTTTTACATAATACCACATAAGTTCTTATTCCTCCTACTAATAATTTTCCCAAGGCCATGGTTGATCTACCCAAGCTTTTGGATTCTCTACAAAAGCAGAACCAAAGTTTGTTAATGGGCCATGAACTTTTTCATAGTCATGAACTAAGCTAGTTAATTTACAAGATACTTTGTTGTAATCTTCTCTAGCATTTTTATCATCAGGAAAATTATCAAGGTATAGGTTAAGGTCTATAGCACAAAACTGATACATCATTATATTACTTAAGCCATCTTTAATTACGCACATAATATTTCACCTCTAACATTTATTTTTTTTGCAGTCATAATCATGATATGGTCTATAAAGATCTTTAAAGATTGTACCCGCTAAAAATCCTTCTTTGCATGAAAACAAATTTTCATATTTTTGAGGTATGATATATGCACGCGCATATTCTTTTGATTTACTCATATGATCTTCATGTGATTTACACATGCAACCATCTTTTGATTCATCCATATGGTCATGTTTTGATTTGCTCATAGAATCTTCTTGTGATTTACACATACAGTCATCGTGTGTGTACATAAGTTTTTGCTCCTTTATTTGTTGGTCACTTAATAAATATTTTATGATAACTTTCAACAAAGTGTGATAAGAAAATTAATTTTCAAAATTTAAAAAGAACTCTTTACAAATAAAACCATATAGTATATTATAAATACATAAAGTCAAATTGATATTATCTAATTGAAAAGAAGTAATTTTTATTTGATAATGATTTTTATGATAGTCCTATAATTTAGATAATAGAATTTTAATTTGATTACAATAATTAGGCACAATCAAAAAAATGAAGATAAATATAAAGTTGAGGTGATATGATTTGAGTAAAGAAAAATTAGTTCAAAATGAAGAAGAATTTTTAAAAGAATATAATCTAGGAGATTATGAAAGACCAAGTGTTACAAATGATGTGATCATATTTACAACTGATGATAAGAAAGAAGACAATTCTCGTAAGGTTCCGAAAAAAGGTCTTCAAGTATTATTAATTAAAAGAGATGATTATCCACAAAAAGGTAAATGGGCGATTCCAGGTGGTTTTGTAAGTATGGATGAAAGTTTAGAAGAAGGGGCTATTAGAAAATTAAAAGATGAAACAGGAATTGATAATGTATATATGGAGCAACTATATAGCTTTGGAGAAGTAAATAGAGATCCAAGGACTAGAGTTATAAGTGTAGGAAATGTTGCATTAATATCCAAAGATAATATTAACTTTAATAATGAAAATACTGTGAAAGAGGCTAAATGGTTTTGGATAGAAAAGAATCTGATTAAATCCGAAGAAGATGAAAAATATATGATAAATGAATATATTTTAAAGTTTAAGAGTGAAGATGGAGCATTTGAAGCAGATTATGAAATTACGGAAAAAATAGAAAAAAATGTTCTAAGAAAAATAGAAAAAACTTATAGGGTTTTAAAAGATGGAAGTGAAGAATTAGCTTTTGATCATTATAAAATAATTGATTACGCCATAGATAGAATTAGAAATAAGATAGAATATACACCTGTAGCTTTAAATCTTTTACCAAGGTTATTTACAGTAAAAGAACTTCAATGTGTTTATGAAGCAATAATGGGAAGAGAAATTTTAAACTTTAGAAGAAAAATGGATGAGATGATTGTAGAAACAGATGAAAAAATAGAGGGTAAGCCTTTTAGACCAGCTAAGGTATTCAAGTTTAATGAAAAATGGGAACATAATTTTTAATGCACATTCAAAAAAATGAAAAGAAAGAGGGTATACAAAAATGATTAATTTAAATGATGAAAAGGTAAATGTGACAAAATTTCCTAATGGAGAAAGCTTAATTAGTAGTGAGAATTTAAAAATAGAATATAGTGCTGTAAATACTATAAAATTAAAATTCGAAAATGATGAGGATATAACTCATTTGATATTTTTAAAAGGGCATTTAGATGAACTAAGAGTAAAGTGTAGTTTAGAAATTGCATATATGCCATATAGCAGAATGGATAGAACAGAAGGAATGACAGTTTTTACTTTAAAGCATTTATGTAAACTTATTAATTCTTTAGATTTTGAAGAAGTATCAATTTATGAACCACATTCAGATGTATGCGTTGCATTACTTGATAGAGTTAAGGTTATAGATATGTCAAAAATTTTGACAGAGCAGTTACTACAAAATATAAATTCTAATGAAGAAGATTTATATTTAGTTTACCCTGATGCAGGAGCT is a window encoding:
- a CDS encoding molybdopterin-binding protein; the protein is MKKIKTTEAVGYVICHDITQIIKGEKKGIAFKKGHIVSSEDIPVLLSIGKDNLYVWEKEEGMLHENEAAEILCKVCKNDYMSTSDVKEGKIELFATEGGLLKIDIEKLREINSFGEMMIATRHSNFPVRKGDKLAGTRIIPLVIEQRKMEEAVKLVGDKPMMEILPFTNKKVGIVTTGNEVFYGRIKDTFGPVIREKLEDYNVEVLGQKILNDDPKLITQAIKDFIKEGAELIICTGGMSVDPDDTTPTAIQNTGAKIVSYGAPVLPGAMFLLAYYNDTLPIIGLPGCVMYAKRTIFDLVLPRIMANDKITLEDLASFGHGGLCLSCDICSFPNCSFGK
- a CDS encoding FAD binding domain-containing protein, which gives rise to MVNCYKPTSLKEALDIRAKEIVTPYAGGTDLMIEPDENATYLFLNKVLEMKNIVEDNEFIRIGAACTFTNIIENELTPAILKEAVSQIAAPAIRNLGTVGGNICNGSPKADSALILFATDSKLRFVSNRGERVIPITEFYLGRKKTVLEKDELLVEILMSRTGLNNYYYKKVGERNALAISRVSFAAILNVEAGKVANCMTAFGAISDVVIRRANLDTMFIGKTIEEAKTVKEEYLAEYDQAIVPIKGRISAKYRKTVCMNLLHDFLESNGI
- a CDS encoding (2Fe-2S)-binding protein, with amino-acid sequence MIKFILNDQEVASNSNANERLLDVLRNEFSITGVKCGCKEGECGACSIILDGKLVNSCMVAIGSIEGSTVVTIEGYRETKRFAVLDKAYASVSAVQCGFCIPGMILASECILDKNPKPTEPEIREGISGNLCRCTGYNAIVEAISIASKEGTGLW
- a CDS encoding cold-shock protein; amino-acid sequence: MKIGTVKWYNTEKGFGFIEVEGEKDVFVHSSAIKDSIRSLEEGQKVQFETENGPKGLQAIEISLV
- a CDS encoding nucleotidyltransferase family protein — encoded protein: MSKINIEDEKKVIMDKLKSKEVMNFLDKYDISSMLTFGSINNECFSKESDIDIAIIGKHKIDLEEILEIELFLAKLFNKEIDVIDLKCENLYIFLKINVLNEGEIIYSNDDNYNLEVFKDETDKIYKENENFFWFRKKDVLS
- a CDS encoding xanthine dehydrogenase family protein molybdopterin-binding subunit, producing MEKISGYVKKKDHEDKIRGSAIYVDDHVMEDMLYGKLLHSAKAKARIINISLPKLPDGYFVVDKNDVTGVNRVHIVEDDTLVYAEDTVEYVGEPILMVVGPDFKEVKRILNEIIVTYEEEIPILDMKKSDTVFFNYNYEKGDIDKTFKEADRIFIETFHTGYQEQAYLETQGMIAYPHNGRMTVRGSMQCPYYIYGAVSKALGYEPKDIQIIQDVTGGGFGGKEAFPSILACQTAVAAKKANKPVKVIFDRREDMEFTSKRHPSISTYKVAIKNGKITGMDIEVIFNSGAYTTLSPVVLQRGLICANGVYRIDNLRVGGRAVKTNTVPCGAYRGFGAPQTFFAVEMIMDHIAKEIGVDSLKLKEEYIVRQGDSTSTSGKYHFHVPLPEMIEQIDKLADYRAKRKQYTIQNGRYRKGIGLSLFFHGCGFTGSGERDFIKAVAKIRKNSDDTVEILASNSDIGQGLKTTFSKIVADTLGIPYEHVFINNPDTDLVPDSGPTVASRSLMTVGELLRRASEKLKKEWKAGEVQIIEEHFVEPDFVIPFNINEFKGDAYPTYSWGVNAIEVEVDTLTATTKILGAWGSFDVGVPIDMNIIQGQMQGGFLQGIGYASMEQMNCNDKGMIRNNSFSDYIIPTAVDVPNLVTEIINNPYSNGPYGAKGAGELPLVGAAPAYVEAMENALGADLNKIPFTTEDTMSVLQEVHK
- a CDS encoding NTP transferase domain-containing protein; the encoded protein is MKNTVKKTTGGIIVAAGKTSERNGLNPLLKIGSITVVKRIVLTFQKAGISPIVVITGYKTEEIEHHLADYGVVFLQNNQYENSQKFDSAKIGLDFLQNKCDQVLFTPVNIPMFTPETIQIMIECGKELLSPSYHGKSGHPLLISSELIPRILKYNGTMGLRGAIENIKVKREWIDVEDEGILYDTDYIDRLDQLLIKHNQHILHPFIKISIEKESLFFDSRTKLLLILIRDTHSVRSACKHMALSYSKAWNMLNQLEQELDYAVIERKHGGSNGGKTYLTKEGIEFLEKYQQFEQNVHQYAKNEFYRLF